A genomic window from Maridesulfovibrio sp. includes:
- a CDS encoding biotin--[acetyl-CoA-carboxylase] ligase, which produces MITRITIISGKENSPLPKTTPEKLFQAHPLWARDIENFGPWNSEDAEYRSYSTWISGSRTGVPVAVCGSCVSSLDVAWRLNSLEDLSDWGSVLAVEQNTGRGQVRREWISPPGNLYGTVKWPSLPEAKPGEVRPVWNRILPLIVGYLTCNALRDLGIDAQLKWPNDILIDGRKAGGILIEERSNVTMVGIGLNLVYAPERDLLRADHAVPAGKLNTDTMQLGPLETWVELIKHFRGNFDSIISLNNTDDFLYELQDRLVWFGEEVRIVDGPEGVERGVICGLRSDGGLVVDSNGEQHEIYSGSVMPL; this is translated from the coding sequence ATGATTACTCGAATTACTATTATCAGCGGTAAGGAAAACAGCCCCTTGCCCAAGACAACTCCAGAAAAGCTTTTTCAGGCCCATCCCCTTTGGGCGCGTGATATTGAGAACTTCGGACCCTGGAACAGTGAGGATGCGGAGTACAGGAGCTACTCGACATGGATTTCCGGTTCTCGAACCGGGGTTCCCGTTGCGGTTTGCGGTTCCTGTGTTTCCAGCCTTGATGTTGCATGGCGTTTAAATTCTCTCGAAGATCTTTCGGATTGGGGAAGTGTTTTGGCGGTTGAACAGAATACCGGGCGGGGACAGGTTCGCCGCGAATGGATATCACCTCCCGGAAATCTATATGGAACTGTTAAGTGGCCTTCTCTGCCGGAAGCTAAGCCCGGTGAGGTCCGGCCTGTATGGAACCGGATTCTTCCCCTTATTGTCGGTTATCTGACATGTAATGCTTTGCGTGATCTTGGTATTGATGCCCAGCTCAAGTGGCCCAATGATATCCTTATCGACGGCAGAAAGGCCGGCGGAATTTTAATTGAGGAACGCAGTAACGTCACTATGGTCGGCATCGGCTTGAATCTGGTTTACGCACCGGAACGTGATTTGCTTCGTGCTGATCACGCTGTTCCTGCCGGAAAGTTGAATACCGATACTATGCAGCTTGGTCCCTTGGAAACCTGGGTTGAGCTGATCAAGCATTTCAGGGGTAATTTTGATTCAATAATTTCTTTGAATAATACTGATGATTTCCTTTACGAACTTCAGGACCGTCTGGTCTGGTTCGGGGAAGAAGTCAGGATTGTGGACGGTCCCGAAGGGGTTGAACGTGGTGTGATTTGCGGTTTACGCTCCGATGGTGGGCTTGTTGTTGACTCTAATGGTGAACAGCATGAAATCTATTCCGGGTCCGTAATGCCTTTATAA